A single window of Paenibacillus urinalis DNA harbors:
- a CDS encoding discoidin domain-containing protein translates to MAAPATTGLLRTKVAEMEIGDYIKCGLQVNPSRIFNHLGKIDELNDGAGINKEMPLTGLTYSSNGVDAHIGYFYFIKVSKGLLIADRICLTGQTGSWNDLNKTKHIEGVPWNSGNNIPVMTSNTVPSGLASASSEWVGQPAFKAFDGNISNAGNAWVTNSTIGGWLQYDFPEPRVITGYAVCPQISNLLRSPKDWTFEAWDETESRWVILDQRIGIIGWASNAFMNFSFANKKVYSKYRINVSANSGDATYLSIQEMQLFEVSGVIRTLTGGVAFADSEGNKALTEQNPPQGAWPTNNEWDRYITKYPESRIQEGKTLNDIFHFAECMTWTQDTGSDGISSGSAARRVIRGGSNGVAFYNTYSSDNANIQVGFRPVLEYKEV, encoded by the coding sequence ATGGCAGCGCCAGCAACAACAGGTCTGTTGAGAACAAAAGTGGCCGAAATGGAAATAGGGGATTATATTAAGTGCGGATTACAAGTGAACCCCAGTAGAATATTTAATCACTTAGGGAAAATTGACGAATTAAATGACGGTGCCGGGATTAATAAAGAGATGCCTTTGACTGGATTAACTTACTCATCAAATGGTGTCGATGCTCATATAGGATATTTTTATTTTATCAAAGTCTCCAAGGGGCTCCTTATTGCGGATAGGATTTGCTTAACAGGCCAAACCGGAAGCTGGAATGATCTGAATAAAACAAAGCATATAGAAGGGGTTCCATGGAATAGTGGAAATAATATCCCTGTGATGACCAGTAATACTGTGCCTAGTGGATTGGCAAGTGCCAGCAGTGAATGGGTTGGACAACCCGCGTTTAAAGCCTTTGATGGCAATATTTCGAATGCAGGCAATGCTTGGGTGACTAATTCAACAATAGGCGGATGGTTACAATATGATTTTCCAGAGCCTAGGGTTATTACAGGATATGCAGTATGTCCTCAAATTTCAAATCTATTAAGAAGCCCTAAAGACTGGACATTTGAAGCATGGGATGAAACTGAGTCAAGATGGGTTATTCTCGATCAACGAATTGGCATTATTGGGTGGGCGAGCAATGCATTCATGAATTTCTCATTTGCAAATAAAAAGGTTTATTCCAAATATCGAATTAATGTGTCTGCTAATAGTGGAGATGCTACATATCTCTCTATTCAAGAGATGCAGCTATTCGAAGTCTCAGGAGTAATTAGAACACTTACAGGTGGAGTTGCCTTCGCGGATTCTGAAGGAAATAAAGCTTTAACTGAACAGAATCCACCACAGGGAGCTTGGCCGACCAATAATGAATGGGATCGCTATATCACAAAATATCCAGAGAGCCGAATACAAGAAGGTAAAACGTTAAATGACATATTTCATTTTGCTGAATGTATGACATGGACACAAGACACCGGTTCTGACGGAATAAGCTCAGGATCAGCAGCTAGGAGAGTTATAAGAGGCGGATCTAATGGGGTCGCTTTCTATAACACTTATAGTTCTGATAATGCCAACATTCAAGTTGGATTCCGTCCAGTGCTTGAATATAAGGAGGTGTAA
- a CDS encoding discoidin domain-containing protein, whose translation MDIISLGKATQAMNQIKELSESIVAPQAESHFPTVDARLDWLEAQAAKAKAISSKSVDLSSGMFNGAEYSSGALRLKKAGEIIGEGYGPSWDVVNQTIFAFGNSITFDAGVDQKKRIEKVWINGSTYNWNGMSYNLQSFKLYGSNDNENFDLLYSGNQNASASYDHVFVNENYYRYYKMADMIGYSGLTYRIALRSVKMYERAIANTYLSKGTWESEILDLGEGWLSTLETIRQVVGIQGLIATPPMTAISNEVGTIIASSSYFGNAALIEAFDQVESAMGWQGAGTTNQWLGFRFTKPIVINEYRMVTTRNDQMHRAPKSWRFEASNDGTNWIVLDEQENQTGWAYLVSRDFKVDNSTAYTHYRVYCFNNNGGSSYTNIGELKLIEGKGEVDIQVAGSEDGINFDSYQPITTMPQTKFVKFKASISAGAAQGETTSFDFNQSSDQNKFTLNDQTIADGKLQLKTSYSETMNQESVTEGGAIYSAIIDKTAFKSIEKVSVK comes from the coding sequence ATGGATATTATTTCACTTGGTAAAGCAACTCAAGCAATGAATCAGATTAAAGAGCTAAGTGAGAGCATTGTTGCGCCTCAAGCTGAAAGCCACTTCCCAACCGTCGATGCACGGTTGGATTGGCTTGAGGCACAGGCGGCAAAAGCAAAGGCAATTAGTTCAAAAAGCGTGGATCTTTCTAGTGGCATGTTTAATGGAGCGGAATATAGCTCAGGCGCTCTTCGACTAAAAAAAGCTGGCGAAATCATCGGAGAAGGTTATGGCCCATCTTGGGATGTTGTAAATCAAACTATTTTCGCCTTTGGAAATTCTATTACTTTTGATGCTGGAGTAGATCAAAAAAAGCGGATAGAAAAAGTTTGGATAAATGGTAGCACCTACAACTGGAATGGAATGAGCTATAATTTACAATCATTTAAATTGTACGGATCGAATGACAATGAAAACTTCGACTTGCTTTACTCTGGAAACCAGAACGCATCAGCAAGCTATGATCATGTTTTTGTAAATGAGAACTACTATCGATACTACAAAATGGCTGATATGATAGGGTACAGCGGCTTGACTTACAGGATCGCCCTCAGAAGTGTAAAAATGTATGAGAGAGCTATCGCAAACACTTATCTGTCTAAAGGAACATGGGAGTCCGAAATCTTGGATCTTGGAGAAGGATGGCTTTCTACTTTAGAAACCATAAGGCAGGTTGTCGGCATACAAGGATTAATTGCAACACCACCAATGACAGCAATATCTAATGAAGTTGGGACAATTATTGCAAGCTCATCTTACTTTGGAAATGCTGCACTCATTGAGGCATTTGACCAGGTTGAAAGTGCAATGGGATGGCAAGGAGCAGGCACAACAAATCAATGGCTTGGATTCAGATTCACAAAGCCGATTGTTATTAATGAATATCGAATGGTTACAACCCGAAACGACCAAATGCATCGTGCTCCAAAAAGTTGGCGTTTTGAAGCTAGCAACGATGGAACGAATTGGATAGTGCTTGATGAACAAGAAAATCAAACAGGTTGGGCATATCTTGTCTCCAGAGACTTTAAGGTAGATAATTCTACAGCATATACTCATTACCGGGTGTACTGTTTTAACAACAACGGCGGAAGTTCCTATACTAACATCGGAGAATTAAAGCTCATTGAAGGTAAAGGTGAAGTTGATATTCAAGTTGCAGGCTCTGAAGACGGGATAAACTTCGATTCATATCAGCCAATTACAACGATGCCTCAAACTAAGTTTGTAAAATTTAAAGCCAGCATCTCTGCTGGAGCAGCGCAAGGAGAAACTACCTCTTTTGACTTCAACCAGTCTAGCGATCAAAACAAATTCACCCTCAATGATCAAACAATTGCTGATGGAAAGTTGCAACTAAAAACCTCTTATTCAGAAACTATGAATCAAGAATCCGTCACAGAAGGTGGAGCTATCTATTCTGCAATAATAGATAAGACGGCATTTAAGTCTATAGAGAAAGTGAGTGTGAAGTGA
- a CDS encoding RCC1 domain-containing protein, whose amino-acid sequence MATGRFSFFIMEDGSVMAAGLNSSGQLGTGGTGSVNSTPIKIGISNVKQVSFSDASTMFLLNDGTVKATGLNGNGQLGIGNTANQLSPVDVQISDVKQVSCGSYHTVFLMQDGTVKTVGINGNGQLGIGNTQNKTIPTDVAISNVKQVSCGATHTMFLMEDGTVKATGYNRYGELGVGNTLNQSNSPIDVPISGVKKIACYNNRTVFLLENGDVKGCGYNSNGQLGVGGGTQFFLVDIPVSGAKDIVCGFYHTMFLMEDGTAKTCGYNSNGQMSIGDTGSSYTTPVSIELSGIKQISCGDIHTAFLMEDGTVRTTGFNNNGQLGSGNTTSKIRAAEIPLSGVKSLWEQIIEIKTKFLIAEDNQIKGYSPDLGWFVVGESPATEELFLDKGIDSISDISSVLWNELKDNFSILQYSSEETREEKIIFEAEPFTPFDQLRGEAKLLMWTDDTSAKRTVSIEAVPHGKLIMPAGDMLIPTEGLNSISLNAVGIKAIASVDQGQTWKAWDGSNWITVAADLPGVKTSGMTSESFNSLTGDQWNMLIQSSNTIRFAYYLEMESLQDEVYADEISFTANAITTVTPYIESIKVTYDELTIKGRLEDLERINTINMAKLNFKSNALLAIEKYKLHDLVIDTFDTNTGVDESLTTAVYDTINKEYDGSGIVVMPIETLPASRTSLVIIPDGSATVTYAFSLDGGETWVNAGAEQIIDISAMSGNSLRIKATIPTGASLQGIAYSWA is encoded by the coding sequence ATGGCTACAGGACGATTTTCGTTCTTTATAATGGAAGATGGCTCTGTAATGGCGGCCGGATTGAATAGTTCTGGCCAGCTGGGGACTGGCGGCACAGGGTCAGTAAATTCAACCCCTATCAAAATTGGAATTTCAAACGTAAAGCAAGTTTCTTTTTCAGACGCCTCTACGATGTTTTTGCTGAATGATGGAACTGTAAAGGCAACAGGGCTTAATGGCAATGGACAGTTAGGTATTGGAAACACTGCAAATCAACTTTCGCCTGTCGATGTCCAAATTTCAGATGTAAAGCAAGTTTCTTGTGGAAGTTATCATACAGTATTTTTGATGCAAGATGGGACAGTCAAAACCGTCGGAATCAACGGAAACGGACAATTAGGAATTGGAAATACACAAAATAAAACAATCCCTACAGATGTGGCCATCTCAAATGTTAAGCAGGTGTCTTGTGGCGCAACGCATACAATGTTCCTCATGGAAGATGGTACGGTAAAGGCAACAGGTTATAACAGATATGGAGAGCTAGGTGTTGGAAACACGCTGAATCAATCGAACTCTCCCATTGATGTTCCAATTTCGGGTGTCAAGAAGATAGCATGCTATAACAATAGAACAGTATTCTTATTAGAAAATGGAGACGTAAAAGGTTGTGGATATAACTCAAATGGACAGCTGGGGGTAGGAGGCGGCACACAGTTTTTTCTTGTTGATATTCCTGTATCAGGAGCAAAAGATATTGTATGCGGATTTTATCATACGATGTTTCTTATGGAAGACGGCACGGCAAAGACATGCGGATATAACTCAAATGGGCAAATGTCAATTGGAGATACTGGTTCAAGCTATACAACTCCTGTAAGCATAGAGCTTTCTGGAATCAAGCAAATATCCTGTGGAGATATCCATACTGCGTTTTTGATGGAAGATGGAACTGTAAGAACAACAGGGTTTAATAACAATGGACAGCTAGGATCTGGTAATACAACAAGCAAAATACGTGCAGCAGAGATTCCTCTTTCCGGAGTTAAATCACTTTGGGAGCAGATAATTGAGATTAAAACAAAATTCCTGATCGCAGAAGATAATCAAATTAAAGGGTATAGTCCTGATCTAGGATGGTTCGTTGTTGGAGAGTCACCAGCCACAGAGGAACTTTTCCTAGATAAAGGGATAGACTCAATTTCAGATATATCATCAGTGTTATGGAATGAACTGAAAGATAATTTCAGTATACTTCAGTACTCCTCGGAAGAGACAAGAGAGGAAAAAATAATATTTGAAGCGGAGCCCTTTACTCCATTTGATCAGCTGAGAGGCGAAGCAAAGCTGCTAATGTGGACGGATGACACGAGTGCTAAAAGGACGGTTAGTATAGAAGCAGTTCCTCATGGAAAACTCATAATGCCAGCAGGCGATATGTTAATCCCTACTGAAGGCTTAAATTCTATTAGCTTAAATGCTGTGGGAATAAAAGCCATTGCTAGTGTTGATCAAGGGCAAACATGGAAAGCATGGGATGGTTCGAACTGGATCACAGTCGCAGCTGATCTTCCGGGGGTTAAGACAAGCGGAATGACATCAGAGTCGTTCAACAGTCTTACCGGTGATCAGTGGAATATGTTGATTCAGTCTTCAAATACAATCCGTTTCGCTTACTATCTTGAAATGGAATCCTTACAGGATGAAGTATACGCAGACGAAATTAGTTTTACAGCTAATGCTATCACAACTGTAACGCCTTACATTGAGTCGATAAAGGTGACTTATGATGAGCTTACAATTAAAGGGCGCTTAGAGGATTTGGAGCGAATCAACACAATTAACATGGCAAAGCTCAATTTCAAGAGCAATGCTTTGCTTGCTATAGAAAAATACAAGCTGCATGATCTAGTTATCGATACATTCGATACAAACACTGGCGTAGATGAATCGCTGACCACAGCCGTTTATGATACAATTAACAAAGAATATGACGGCAGCGGCATTGTAGTTATGCCGATCGAAACTCTTCCTGCATCAAGAACTAGTCTGGTTATCATTCCGGACGGATCAGCCACAGTCACTTACGCTTTCTCTTTAGACGGCGGAGAGACCTGGGTAAATGCAGGAGCGGAACAAATTATTGATATCTCAGCAATGAGTGGTAATAGCCTGCGGATTAAAGCAACAATTCCTACTGGTGCATCATTGCAAGGCATTGCATATTCTTGGGCGTAG
- a CDS encoding discoidin domain-containing protein, with the protein MDIISLQKANKAKREMNNLSNRIGAEVQDIYANAKERLEALEAKRIGSDEGIYTIQSDEKWKDAELTNVSVADGVLTGKGTWIGDIELEDAVQLEKVSIQTKVVPEGEYTALIPSMTSNTAPAPLVVTQSSGTGYSMFSDVWRSAWRGSPSNSFVTIDLGEEKLITQYSMSTGTENTSGTFYADRMPGSWRFEGSNDGNTWNVIDAQTATTSDWGGYRDSWFTAIVRTFNFSNSIKYRYYRFYFEKATSSAVTTLIIGRTQLYEMAETLPIFVENDFTSAVIYTDTGEGFVPIGEAGSIESKFNKKFKVKIEAPTDKSLSLTKLSILYKSKPINTIISETEKKTAINLNKHNLRVSALLNQSRYKLTDMIVDDFRDQSGVDKESSINVTYDEALHKYTGGAGSAELITIAEVLDAKPTFVVVAQSGSVKDSETYVLDLTKGTFENTELVDGSIQLKRAPAR; encoded by the coding sequence GTGGATATTATTTCGTTGCAAAAAGCGAATAAGGCCAAACGAGAGATGAATAATCTTTCAAATCGAATAGGTGCAGAAGTCCAAGATATTTATGCTAATGCCAAGGAAAGACTTGAAGCGTTAGAGGCGAAAAGGATCGGATCAGATGAAGGAATCTATACAATTCAATCTGATGAGAAATGGAAAGATGCAGAGCTTACTAATGTCTCTGTTGCAGATGGCGTCTTAACAGGAAAGGGAACGTGGATTGGCGATATTGAATTGGAAGATGCAGTCCAACTTGAGAAAGTAAGCATCCAAACAAAAGTTGTACCTGAAGGTGAGTATACTGCATTAATTCCTAGTATGACTTCGAACACCGCCCCTGCACCACTAGTGGTTACACAATCAAGCGGAACAGGATACAGTATGTTTAGTGACGTTTGGAGATCTGCGTGGAGAGGAAGTCCATCTAACTCTTTTGTTACTATTGATCTTGGAGAAGAAAAACTCATCACTCAATATTCTATGTCCACGGGCACTGAGAATACGAGCGGGACTTTTTACGCAGATAGAATGCCAGGGTCTTGGAGATTTGAAGGAAGTAATGACGGGAATACTTGGAATGTGATAGATGCTCAGACAGCGACTACAAGCGACTGGGGAGGATATCGAGACAGCTGGTTTACTGCAATTGTCAGAACGTTTAATTTCTCTAACAGTATTAAATACCGGTATTACCGTTTCTATTTTGAGAAAGCAACATCTTCTGCAGTTACAACTCTGATTATTGGGCGGACGCAGCTTTATGAAATGGCTGAAACACTGCCTATCTTTGTTGAAAACGACTTTACTAGTGCAGTTATTTACACTGATACTGGTGAAGGATTTGTGCCGATCGGAGAAGCTGGAAGTATCGAGTCGAAGTTCAATAAGAAGTTTAAGGTGAAAATTGAAGCACCAACAGATAAAAGCCTTAGCTTAACTAAGCTCTCTATTTTATATAAGTCAAAGCCAATCAATACTATCATTTCTGAAACGGAAAAGAAGACGGCCATTAACTTAAATAAGCATAACCTTCGCGTATCAGCCCTTCTCAATCAAAGTCGGTATAAGCTGACAGACATGATCGTTGACGACTTTAGAGATCAGTCAGGGGTGGATAAGGAAAGCTCAATCAATGTGACTTATGATGAAGCATTGCATAAGTACACAGGTGGGGCGGGAAGCGCTGAATTAATAACAATAGCCGAAGTTCTCGATGCCAAACCTACTTTCGTGGTTGTCGCACAATCTGGATCGGTTAAGGATAGCGAAACCTATGTTCTTGATTTAACTAAAGGCACGT